The Podospora bellae-mahoneyi strain CBS 112042 chromosome 7, whole genome shotgun sequence genomic sequence TGATGTGCAGTTCCGAGCCTCTGCAAGACTGAATTTCTGACATCAGATCGGGATCCAGTCCTCCTTCTAGAAACGCATTGTTCCTCTTCTGtgcctccaaaaaaaaaaaaagaaaaccaaaagaaaaaaagacttCTGTTCTATCAACGTATTCGAgtattgctgctgccaaTCGCTTACCCCGTCCCGTGTACATACAGTAACTATTCCCATAACCATGGCAGCACACCTCCCACCTTATTTCCTGCTACATTCCCTATCCCAACAGATAATACACCATATCTATAACCCCTAAACAAAACCCTCACTACGCAGttgtcgtcatcatcactctcctACCTGCCTCACCTCCCAGTAGGTGACCGCAACGTTCCCGACATATCCCTAGTCCAATCTCCATCATTGTCCTGCTGCCCATTACCATTCCCCTGCAACCCGCCACTACCAGGCCTCAAATTCCAATCGTCCAACGactccctcccatcaacaccaggcAACCTCAGCTGTGGCGGCCCAGTCTGGGAAAGCATACTCACAGTTCCCTGATAGTGTTCGGATCCAGCAGGCGCCGGCGTCCGATCTCTCGAAGGCCCCTCAGACCCAAACTGATCAAAGTCAGGCAGCTCAAACCCATGATCCTGAAACGGTGGTCTCGGCTGCCTGGTCTTTGTCGGCGTCTGATCACGGTCTCTGTCCATGATCTCAGGCACCCTCTCATCCGCCGGCATCTCCACCGGGAACGGGTTCGACAACTGCACCTGTTGATACTGCTGCTGCAGTTCCAACTCACGCTGCTCCAGAATCTGCGGCGCCGGTTCCACGTTCCTCAACGAGCTGCTCCCCGGTTGGATCGCCCCACTCGACGAGCGGAAACTTCCCACGCTCGCACGGTGAGCATCTATCGTTGGGGAGTCTGGGTGGTCGCTTGATGGTCCGAGTGACTCTCTGTCCATGTCCTTAATAGCGAACTGGGCCATGGTCCGCATCTTCCTGCTGACCCACCCAGCCAGGATCCTTCCACGCTGCTTCTCTCCCAAACGACTTCGGGGGAAATCTCCCTTGTTGACAAACGCAACGATATCAGTCACGATCTGATGTTCGTTGAGGACCGCATTCACAATGACAGGAACAATGGAAGCAAGGTATGCCTTGCGGGCCACCTcggcaacaaccacaacaagaccaccGGCTTGGAAAACAGTACTGGAAAAGGTTGTGTCAGCAAAACATGGCCAAGGTTAGTAAATATGGACAGAGAACTTTACCATCCACCCGGTACAATGCTGTGATGGCATCGTTCAACCGAGAACTCAATGTCCATTGGGAAATGGCTCAACCCATTGATCTCAATCGTCTCCCCAATGTTGCCGAGGACAAAGACAACCTGCATGTCCACCAGCGCGCCGCCTGGCCCAATAGGCCTCCTTACACTGTGCAAGAAACCCAGATCTCCAGTGCGAACATACTGGATACTCGGGTCCTCCACCGTCCGCCCGTCAAACCGCTGCACGTCGAACGCATCCTTGGACCTATAGAACGCCTTGGCGCAGGCTTCTGAATCGACCCAGATCTCACCAAACTCTCCCTCACTGCACAGCATACATGTCTCGGGGTTGACAATGGCAATCTGTGTCGAGACCGGCACCATTCCCGAGTCTTGAACAAGCAAAGCCTTGGGATCCCGCTCGGGGTCTGTGACTTGAATGAGACCCTGACGCAGAGCCTTGCGGTCCAGCCAGAGCTCGATGGGCTCAATGCACATGTACGACCGCGAGGCGATCATCGGGTTGAGAACATGAGAATACACCGTGTTGATGGCAGTACGGTCAAGGCCGGCCGTGGCAAAATGCATCCGTACCTTCTGGAATACATCGACGCGGGGCCTGGCCTCAGCCGATATCATCATGTTTTTGAGCTCATGCAACGTGAACCCCTTACCCGGCACGGTTCTCATGGCGTAGTCAAGCATCTGAGGAGTGGCGTAAGTATCCTTGATCTTGTACCTTGACAAAATCAAGAACAAAGAAGCAGGATTCTGGGCAAACTCAACCGGGGAAAGCAGGTACGTGGGCGTGCCGATGTAAATGCCCATGAGACACGTGTGGAGGAACCCGAGCCCGGTGGTACTCCTGACACATCCAAGAACTGGCCGGGAGGAAGTCATCTGGCAGGTTTCCTTCTGCACTTTACACATGCCCAGGATGGTATCGTGGCCCAGCTGAACCGCAATACGGCGCTGGTCAGGCGTCCAGTACGTCCATATAACCGCCGGATAACCAGGCTGAACCCACGCCGGATCCATCGTGATGCCCAGGTCTCTCAGGCCGCTGTTCTGCTTGGGCGGTTTGGTtgtgttgaagatgttgggcACCATAATCTTGAGAATCTGGGCCGACTGCTTGATGTGCTGAGCAACTGTCTTAGTTTTGAGAAGGTGGTCGACCTCTTGATTCACCAACACAGCTCTAACCGAGTAGTCTGCCAGCAGATGCAGAAACGCAGGCACATCTTCCGAGAGGCGATTCTGGTCCATCGGTGCTATGGGGATGACAATCACGCCGAGGTTGATGCAGGCATGCACAGCAAAGACAAACTCTTCCGAGTGTGTGTACATGAGCACAACGTGGTCGCCAGActtgagcttgaccttgTTGCGGAGGTAGACAGCCACGGCAGCAACCTTGACATCAAATTTCTTCCAGGTAATGCCCTTGCCTTCTTTGCCTCGCCCATCAATGGTGCAGATGGCGAGCTCCTCACCCTGTCTAGCAACTCGCCACTGAATCAAATCAGTGATACTTGTAAAGTTGTTGAGCGGAGTAGAGGTCCtgtcatccatcaccacctctcgATGATCGATGCCCGAGTACTGCTTTTCCGCTGACGCGAGAAGCCGGGACCGAGTGTCAGACGCCATGGCGGACCAGATGCCACCAACCGGGTCAACTCCCACGGGCAGGTTGAGCACGGCATGCTCCACTGCAAACTTGACATGAACGCAGGGCAGGTTTCCCAGGTCAAACTCTCTCCGACAAAGCATGTTGCCGATTTCACGGCGTCCGTTCTTGAGCACTCTTGGCAGAGAGTTGGGGGCTGTGATCATCACACAGTACAACCGGAGGTTGTGTTCCTGCATCAGAACGTCCATGCATCTTTCAGCGAGTGCATCAAGCAGTGCTGTGTCCAGCTGCCGAGGCGGTCCTCCATTGGTGGCCGGCGCAGTGGATGCCGCTGCCGACTCGAGGACCACGACCGGCAGGTGTTCCTCATTGACAAAGACGTCAAAAGCAGAACAATCAAAGATTTTGGGCACGTTCTTGATGATGCTCACCACGAGGTGCTGCACAAAGTAGTAGCGATTCTCAACAGCCTCGTTTCCACCGTGCTCGACCCATTCAACCCTTTGTCGGATCCGATCTTCGTACAAGCCGAGAACAAAGACCTTACCTTCAATGACGGTTCCCAGCAAGCCGGTTCTAAGAAACTCGGGCTCCACCATGGTCGGCGTGGCTTCGCCGGGGTTGAACTTGAAGGGCCGAGCATGGAAGATGGTTTCGGTATGCTTCGGGAGTGCCCAGAAGCCACCCGACAACGATGGCGAGTCAACCCAGATTTCTCCCACCGTGTTGGGAGGTGCCAAAAGGGATGTTTCTGGATCCACCACAGCGAGGGTGGCGTCAGGAATGGGATAGCCAAATGCCCCAACACGGATAGTACCTGGCTCATTGGCAGCTCGCTTTCTGGCTTCGTCTCCCATGGCgataaccaccacctcatTGACCTTCAAGGCCTCCCTGTCAAGGAGGACCTCACTGAGCTCGGTCTTGGTGTGCTGCTGTGTGGCCGTCGTTGTCCCTTGTCCGAGTAGAGTGGAGAACCCCGTGGGAACTGTTGGtttttcttccttctcttttTCATCTTCCGAGTCTTCGCTCGACCCAATGTCAAGCTTCAGAGGGCAGCCCATCCTTTCTTCACCGCCTAGCCAGTCACGGACACTGATCACCATGCCGCCGTGTTCTGGGAGACAAAGCATGGGTGCCACAACCTCGTTTGGTCGAGTATTGCGCAGCGGGCGAAACCAACGATCGGCAAGAAGCTCGTTGAACTCGCTATCTACTGTCAACGTGTCGATGAAGCACGACTTGACGGTTTGAAAGTTGGGCTCCATACCCTTCTTGTAGTTTCGTGTAGCCATGGGGTCCGTCTGATAGTTGTAGGCGGCCCTTTTCAACCCCGGGTAGTCCGCGACCATGACCGTTGGCTTGTACTTGGTGATCAGATGGGCGTACAGTCCAGGGACTTCTATGGCTTTGTTTTCCAGCCATACAGTGGTGTGTCCGCCATATACGGCCAGTAACACGCCAAAAATCATGCCGATACCTTGCCGGGGGTCCAGATAGGAAAGCATGATCTCGCTGCTTGCCCCACCCCCTATTAACCGGCCATTCTTGTCCCGTAGGTTCTTGTTGAAGGTGTCTGCCGGTCCGTTTCTGGGAACAgtggagatgatggcgcTAAGGCAAGCCAGCTGGTGCATGATGGTCCTGTGGCTCAGAACCACGCCTCTGACATCACCTGTCGGGGCCCTGGAGAACTCGATGTAGGCCAGATCAGGGACCGTCAACGGGGGCGcgtcttccttcttctttgggtGATAGCTGCCGAACTCATTCGTCTTCCACCACTCGACCCCCTTTGGCCAAGTAAGTTTCTGAGCGGTGATATCGCGCTGAAACGTCTTTAGATTGTTGTCTGTAGTCAGAGCCAGATGAGCTTGCGTCTGAGTAAGAATCATGTTCAGTTTCTGATAGTCTTGCAAGTCATTGATGGGTACAGCGACGACGCCTGCAATGAAGCAGCCAAGCAGAGCAATGGCAAAGTCAATGATTTCCGTGTCTCGGTATATAAGCGCGACACGATCGCCCCTATATAGCGAGCTCTTGTCACGGATGACTTGTGCCACCTTTTCGGCCCTCGACGCCAGCTTGTCCCACGTGATGGAAACCGTCTCTTTTCCCTTGCTGTCCAACACCCAGTAGGCCGGGGCCTTGGCTATCGTGCGGCCTCGGTGCCTTAGCACAGCGGCAATGTTTTCAAAATTGGACATTGGCGTGTGCTCATCATGTGCGTCGTGGATGGCAAACGGAACATCACGTGGCTCGAGGGGTAACAAATGGTTCAACACATCTGGTGGAGGCAGATCGCTTGCTGTTAGCATTGGAGGCGCAACAGCTACTGTTGGAGAAAAAGCATCGCTAGATGAGTATCGCTGTGGACCGCCATATTCTCCTCGCGCTTGCTGATCGTAtgcttgttgttggccaGCAAAGTCGGAAAAGTAGGCTTGAGATTCTAGGAGTGTCCTAGATCTGCCATCGTACGCTTGCTGTGGTGGCCCATCTCTGTAGACGCCATGCTGTTCAGGGTTGAAAGCGTAATCGCCCGAGACCATGGTCCCCGAACGAGTGGAGGTGTCGTTCATGGGAGCGGTTGATAGAAACAGAGAGTCGTGCTGGCGCATACTCGGACGGCTGTCGGCTATTGGATCATCAGAGCCCAAGTACGACCCTGGATGGGCATCTTGGTTCATCAGATACGGAGACTGAACCTGGCTCAGATAAGGGGAAATCTGAGGCTGGTTGTCTGTTGGTGACACGCGATGCTCAGGGGATATGGACGCTGGCGAGTGATACGTGTTGGCATTCAGAGCCGCCAGAGAGGCGGCCCGATGCCCATCGTCGCTGACatgaggcggtggtggatagtagttgttgtcgtcgtcgggtGAATGAATCCGAAGCCCGCCCGCTCGTGGCTCTTGTTGCAACAGGTCGCCAATTCCATATTGCGAGAAGAGTTGGGTGCGTCGTTTTTGGTACCTGCAAGGGAGATGTCTCGGTCAACACGATGCCGGCACCAACTTTTATACGGACAGCTTTTTTTACCCTTTTTGCGTGATGTCGCCCTCCTGATAAGCAGAGACAGACATGGTCAGCAGCTACTCCCAAGAATCTGGTACCAACCATCACAAGACTGCGCAGCGCAGGCAGTGGAACCTATCACCAATTCAAAGAGCCACTCACTTCCAGCTCCCTCTCGAGCTCTTCCAGTTTGTCTTGCAGTTCGGGACTGAGTCCAGCCATGGCTGTAGTAGACAGGCGTATGCGATATGGAATGGATCGTTTGCCTTCGAGGCGCGCGCCGTTTGGCCGGAGAAGGCGCCCGGTATCCGTATACGTGCGCAAGATTTGCAGTCTCACCCGACCAAGCGGCCGCAATGTGCAACTGCTAATGAGCGCAAgtgatggtggagagagGTCAGATGTGGTCgtgttgtgttgtttggTCTAACCCTGGACTCTACAACCGATGCTCTGTGTATGTGTAGTGTACACTATCTGTATGGGCTGCCAAGTGGTGGATGTTCGTGTATGCTGGCCTGTATAGGGGTTCTGATCGGCCGAGTTTCTTCGACCTGGCTCTTCAGGGTTGTGACGTGTGACGTAGTTCTGGATGGAAGCCCAGGAACACATTGCCGTCTCCAATCCACGGCGGGCATGTCGCCAGATGGCGGGGCTGTCTTCTAACAGCTGACCAGCGATCCCCGGTTCACTTGCCCGCAAACCCCTGACCGGCCCCGTTTGTAGCGCAGGGTCTGCCAAGAGTTCTTGACAGGTCCTGCTTTGCTAATAAACTTAAAAGTACACTGGTTTTCCATGGACTTTGATCAACACTTTTCTGTCTGTTGGTTATTAGTCTCCTCACTATCGTTCCAGTTATCTATTTCTCAGTGCTTTTGTTAGTATTCGATCGGGAGAGACTCTAGCTTTGGTAGGTGGCTTCGATCCATCGGACCCGCGTCTTCAAGTCTCTCTCGGCGGGGTTTACAGTTTGCCCCACTTCATTCTCGGCGCCAAAGAACAGCCGATCCGGCACGAAAACCCACGCGGAAAGTGGGGCCACTCTCCCGACTGCAAAACTTCCAAAGCCTCTTGATCAAGAATTTTTGCAAAATCCATTCTCTTCCAGAAAACCACTTTTCGACGCAGCATCTGCTCTTCATGACATACGGAAGGGCACAAGATGTCTGTGATTAGAATATCATGCTAACTCGATAGTCACTTGCAGTATTGCCTACTCTTAGTAtgttctttcttttccacaGTTTCTGCCCCCAGGCATCACAACATTTTCATGATGATATAAACGCAAACTCACAGACCTGTTCTGAAATTTTACATGTTGAGAGCACGCTTTATTCAACTGACTCTATTCCCTTCCATCACAATATCATATCGAGATCGAAGTTGCAAAACTCTTGCTAACTCCTCTCCAGAATCGATACCCGTTCTtgttcatcaccaaccttcTTTGTGCTTGCAAGCTTATTTTAAGCGTCATGGCAAGCCGTCAAAGGTACCCGAGAGCCGAGTCTCTGGCTTTGTTCTCGCGGTTCCTATTGTCTCTAGACTAAAAATACACGAGTTTTTCTCGACTACAATGCCATTCTTagcccacaccaccaccatgccTTTGATGCTATAGTCTAGCAAGTTTCATGTCCTCGTCTTTGTGCCAGGTATAAGTCCTGTGTGTTGCTGTGCATATATAATAGTCGACTACTTCTCCCAGACAACTCGATTTTATTCGCTTCATATCATTTGTTTCTCTCCATTCTTTTCGTATATTCAAGGGATCTCGAGGCACAGCTTCTTGTGTTCTTCGaaatcctcatcatcatcaactagAACACTCTCTCAAGTATTGCAGGCGATACTTTTCACACTCGtaccccatcaaccaccaaaatgGATACCACCCTCGGATTAGAGTATGGTCATGATGACCTCTTCTCCAACTACGTTGACGATGTCTATGACTCGATCTACCCGGACTTGGACTCATCGGAGACCACATCTCAACCTACTCTCACACTCCCGGAGGTTGCCCAGAACCCTCCCACCACTGAAACTGCTCAGCGGAACACTTTCATCTTTGGTTCCGataacaacaccatcattcAAAACACTGCTCAGCAGGTGTGGAACTCTAACGCCATGAATTCTTTCTACGATATCTTTAGGGCTCCCTCCCCGGTTTCCGGTAACACCCAAGACCTCGTCACTGAAACCCCTGCAACTCAAAACCTCATGGGCCCTCAAAACAAGCCTCGAACCCTGTCGGACAAGCTTCGCCagggcaagaagatcatTCTCAGCTGCAGGAACGACGGAAAGGTCAAGAACGAGGATCCTGCCGACATCTACGAGAAGCCCCCCACTGTTCAAGCCTGGGGCCCTCTTATCAAGCACGCTAGGGTTACTGAACATCTCTTTGAGTACTGCAGGTATTACGTCGAGTTGAATCCGGCCAAGCGATTCACCCAGGATGAACTCATCCTCTTCATGAAGGGTACTGGGTGCCCCAACCCGGAGAGAAAACTCACCCTTTGGATCCAGAACTCACCTTCTCAGGTCAACGGCCGGTATGCCATGGGCGGTAACTCCGCCAAGTGCCGGTATAAGCATTGCCCCGGTAAGTTTACCATCTGGAAGGGCTTTCTCCGAATTGCCTTTGATGAGTTCTCCGACAAGACCGGTCTCCATCTCGACCCCTTTCACAATGCAGGCTACATGCATCTTCACTGCTTTGAAAAGATTTTTGATCTTGCCTACCTTATTCACTACGGCGCTGCCCAGCATGGATTTCAAATCAAGCCCGATGTGCGGACCTTCCCCATCGAGTCCAGAAATCCCATGTCTCTACTCCGCGATCACCCCCAGATGCTCAATGCCTACTATCAATGGCTGCGGGACAACAAGCAGCGCTGTGATCTACTCTTTATGGCACAGGCTGACCATGACGGCTTCCGTATCCCTAGCCCACCTTCTCACCACACTACCCTCGGGTACAAGCTCACCATGTACCACCTTTCCCATGAGGTATCGCACAGGGTGAATATGCGTGAAAACCGCGGTGGTGCACACATTGGTATTCACAAGGGTAATCTGGAACGTTTCATGCACATCAAAGCCAAGATGCGGGATGGAAAAAACAACGTCAACAAGCGGCGGTCCcgtgatgatgacaaggaggaggaggaaggcgacaCTCAGGATAGCATTACTTACAACCCTAGGCCTACCAAGAGGCCTAGGGGTCGCAAGGTTGCTTCCATCGACACCGCCGTCGACTCTACTCCTACTCCGGTCAACATCCCCTTCAACACtgacctcaacaccaaccccattGTTATGGGTAACTTCAATTACCAGACCCCTGACTTCAacatgatggggatggagatggggatggagatggggatggggaatcTCACCGGCTTCCCGCTCAACTTCAGCACCTACTCGGTCATTGCTAACCCACAGCAGCGCATCCTTCCTACCACCGCAATTTCCCCCACCACTCTCCAATCCCCCGGACCTCGCACGCGCCTTAGAAGCCGTGAGatgtccacctccctcgtcgGCTTCCTCAACACTCACCCCAATCTCACCCTTACTCAAGCCCAGGAGATCGGTGCAGCTATCGCCGACGAGCCCTCTTACATCCAGGACAATATCCTCTCGGCTGTTCAGCCTGAGAcggccaacaccctcctgCGGGATGGGATTGTCCCGGAGGTGGAgagcaagatcaagaagctgaaTAAAAGGCAGCTGAAGGATctggagagggtgattgAGAGGATTGAGAAGAATGGCAATATGACGAGGGCTTCGAGTATGTGGTAGTTCCACATCTCTTACTCCATCTTCTTTCCCCATTTTTTCTCACGCGAATCTCTCTTTCGTTGTACCCTCAATGGGTTGTGGTAGGTTGTAGATCGTAGACACAGACGAAAAAAATAGCCACGTAAACgtagaaaaaaaaggatacGGATATATATACATAATGGTATTGGGAAATAATAATGTTTCATAATCTTTTATAATTTTGCTCAGAGAACTGCTCATGTGGAAATGTGAATTAACTTGCCGTCCCCTTGCACTTGTAGTTAGGACCTTTGATGATAGAGTGTACTACTTACTTACTGTCttacttacctacctacggCCAGCTGTGTAGCTCGAGATGAAGCAGCATATTCGTGGTCCCTGGTTTCATGTGAGGCTAAGGGTGCCAGCCAGTACATACTCACACAACACCACTCGGTGAGCTTGATATGCCGTGACTTCCCcacacaaccaacccctcagtAGTCATGACGCCCATTGGGGTTTTTTTGGTCGAATATTGTCAGATTGTTCGGGGAACACTGGTTCGATCATGTTGGACAATCCGAATGGGTCGACATATTCGCTgtctggagaagaaggctggaCAAATCGGAGATCCCACTGCTTGACTCTGGTCGATGCCCCCTGTTTTTACACTGTAGATAATGCAAAATATGAGGGAGGACATATCGCACTATTGAATGTTGCCTTGGCCGGTGAGAGCGAGAAGCCTCTCGTTGATCGGGGGTGCGCATGTTGGCGTCACAATTTGCTTGGATGGGATGCTGATAAACTCGGTCACATGCAGACTGGGTATCTATCTACCTAGCCAAGGTGTAAAAATGTATCACAGATAATATCGTAACTCTCACCTCGATCGAGTGGCATGGGATGCACCAGGAGAACGAGATGTGGGCGGTTGAATGAATGCACAGGACCCGCCGCCTTGCATCGGGAATGCagcccccccaaccctctcccaccaacGGCATCCCCGAAGACAACCCCCGCCATGCCATACACACCCCGGGCCTTCCATTCaacgtcaccaccaccgatcgAGCTCCCCCGGAATCTTCCAACGTCGTCCTCCAAGGCGCTAGTCGACGATAACGACACCCCTGAAACCTGGATAGACATTCGGATTCGTAAGGCGAAACGGGACACG encodes the following:
- a CDS encoding hypothetical protein (EggNog:ENOG503NUUY; COG:I; COG:Q); its protein translation is MAGLSPELQDKLEELERELEEGDITQKGYQKRRTQLFSQYGIGDLLQQEPRAGGLRIHSPDDDNNYYPPPPHVSDDGHRAASLAALNANTYHSPASISPEHRVSPTDNQPQISPYLSQVQSPYLMNQDAHPGSYLGSDDPIADSRPSMRQHDSLFLSTAPMNDTSTRSGTMVSGDYAFNPEQHGVYRDGPPQQAYDGRSRTLLESQAYFSDFAGQQQAYDQQARGEYGGPQRYSSSDAFSPTVAVAPPMLTASDLPPPDVLNHLLPLEPRDVPFAIHDAHDEHTPMSNFENIAAVLRHRGRTIAKAPAYWVLDSKGKETVSITWDKLASRAEKVAQVIRDKSSLYRGDRVALIYRDTEIIDFAIALLGCFIAGVVAVPINDLQDYQKLNMILTQTQAHLALTTDNNLKTFQRDITAQKLTWPKGVEWWKTNEFGSYHPKKKEDAPPLTVPDLAYIEFSRAPTGDVRGVVLSHRTIMHQLACLSAIISTVPRNGPADTFNKNLRDKNGRLIGGGASSEIMLSYLDPRQGIGMIFGVLLAVYGGHTTVWLENKAIEVPGLYAHLITKYKPTVMVADYPGLKRAAYNYQTDPMATRNYKKGMEPNFQTVKSCFIDTLTVDSEFNELLADRWFRPLRNTRPNEVVAPMLCLPEHGGMVISVRDWLGGEERMGCPLKLDIGSSEDSEDEKEKEEKPTVPTGFSTLLGQGTTTATQQHTKTELSEVLLDREALKVNEVVVIAMGDEARKRAANEPGTIRVGAFGYPIPDATLAVVDPETSLLAPPNTVGEIWVDSPSLSGGFWALPKHTETIFHARPFKFNPGEATPTMVEPEFLRTGLLGTVIEGKVFVLGLYEDRIRQRVEWVEHGGNEAVENRYYFVQHLVVSIIKNVPKIFDCSAFDVFVNEEHLPVVVLESAAASTAPATNGGPPRQLDTALLDALAERCMDVLMQEHNLRLYCVMITAPNSLPRVLKNGRREIGNMLCRREFDLGNLPCVHVKFAVEHAVLNLPVGVDPVGGIWSAMASDTRSRLLASAEKQYSGIDHREVVMDDRTSTPLNNFTSITDLIQWRVARQGEELAICTIDGRGKEGKGITWKKFDVKVAAVAVYLRNKVKLKSGDHVVLMYTHSEEFVFAVHACINLGVIVIPIAPMDQNRLSEDVPAFLHLLADYSVRAVLVNQEVDHLLKTKTVAQHIKQSAQILKIMVPNIFNTTKPPKQNSGLRDLGITMDPAWVQPGYPAVIWTYWTPDQRRIAVQLGHDTILGMCKVQKETCQMTSSRPVLGCVRSTTGLGFLHTCLMGIYIGTPTYLLSPVEFAQNPASLFLILSRYKIKDTYATPQMLDYAMRTVPGKGFTLHELKNMMISAEARPRVDVFQKVRMHFATAGLDRTAINTVYSHVLNPMIASRSYMCIEPIELWLDRKALRQGLIQVTDPERDPKALLVQDSGMVPVSTQIAIVNPETCMLCSEGEFGEIWVDSEACAKAFYRSKDAFDVQRFDGRTVEDPSIQYVRTGDLGFLHSVRRPIGPGGALVDMQVVFVLGNIGETIEINGLSHFPMDIEFSVERCHHSIVPGGCTVFQAGGLVVVVAEVARKAYLASIVPVIVNAVLNEHQIVTDIVAFVNKGDFPRSRLGEKQRGRILAGWVSRKMRTMAQFAIKDMDRESLGPSSDHPDSPTIDAHRASVGSFRSSSGAIQPGSSSLRNVEPAPQILEQRELELQQQYQQVQLSNPFPVEMPADERVPEIMDRDRDQTPTKTRQPRPPFQDHGFELPDFDQFGSEGPSRDRTPAPAGSEHYQGTVSMLSQTGPPQLRLPGVDGRESLDDWNLRPGSGGLQGNGNGQQDNDGDWTRDMSGTLRSPTGR
- a CDS encoding hypothetical protein (EggNog:ENOG503P6J8) — protein: MDTTLGLEYGHDDLFSNYVDDVYDSIYPDLDSSETTSQPTLTLPEVAQNPPTTETAQRNTFIFGSDNNTIIQNTAQQVWNSNAMNSFYDIFRAPSPVSGNTQDLVTETPATQNLMGPQNKPRTLSDKLRQGKKIILSCRNDGKVKNEDPADIYEKPPTVQAWGPLIKHARVTEHLFEYCRYYVELNPAKRFTQDELILFMKGTGCPNPERKLTLWIQNSPSQVNGRYAMGGNSAKCRYKHCPGKFTIWKGFLRIAFDEFSDKTGLHLDPFHNAGYMHLHCFEKIFDLAYLIHYGAAQHGFQIKPDVRTFPIESRNPMSLLRDHPQMLNAYYQWLRDNKQRCDLLFMAQADHDGFRIPSPPSHHTTLGYKLTMYHLSHEVSHRVNMRENRGGAHIGIHKGNLERFMHIKAKMRDGKNNVNKRRSRDDDKEEEEGDTQDSITYNPRPTKRPRGRKVASIDTAVDSTPTPVNIPFNTDLNTNPIVMGNFNYQTPDFNMMGMEMGMGNLTGFPLNFSTYSVIANPQQRILPTTAISPTTLQSPGPRTRLRSREMSTSLVGFLNTHPNLTLTQAQEIGAAIADEPSYIQDNILSAVQPETANTLLRDGIVPEVESKIKKLNKRQLKDLERVIERIEKNGNMTRASSMW